One window of the Sphaerochaeta associata genome contains the following:
- the amrB gene encoding AmmeMemoRadiSam system protein B: MIFYPEDRTKLDACTKRRACTTEKRSLPTAILIPHASYSMACEALHRSFEQAQDLKPSTVVFLGPLHQEVLAEHEPAFLFTPQSESIAIASHIHHFDITLAADLNTRFAGHVMSEDSYFTEEPALELTLPFIQSYFPDVPVLALLCGNCDKERLATYAKVLEHCTNAQNNVLFIVSANANALLPATEAAKHAAAFIETLKQGSSLREGLRMHTISSCNTAGLDAIGRQRWGRQGWNILGMFLRGREHASISAEPDENEKRVWHISAVLGAHHANQ, from the coding sequence ATGATTTTTTACCCGGAAGACCGTACAAAGCTTGATGCATGCACAAAAAGAAGAGCTTGCACGACCGAAAAACGCTCGTTGCCAACCGCTATCCTGATACCTCACGCTTCCTACTCCATGGCTTGTGAGGCACTGCATCGGTCATTCGAGCAGGCCCAGGATCTCAAGCCTTCAACGGTTGTTTTTCTCGGTCCTTTGCATCAGGAAGTGCTGGCTGAGCATGAGCCCGCCTTCCTCTTCACCCCTCAGTCGGAAAGCATCGCCATTGCCTCTCATATCCATCACTTTGACATCACGCTGGCTGCCGACCTCAACACTCGATTTGCCGGCCATGTGATGAGCGAGGACAGTTATTTCACCGAAGAGCCGGCACTCGAGCTGACCCTCCCCTTCATACAAAGCTATTTTCCGGATGTTCCGGTGCTTGCCCTTCTCTGCGGCAACTGCGATAAGGAGAGACTTGCCACGTATGCAAAGGTGCTTGAACATTGTACCAATGCACAGAACAATGTGCTGTTCATCGTATCGGCCAATGCAAACGCCCTTCTGCCCGCAACCGAGGCTGCAAAGCATGCTGCGGCATTTATAGAAACACTGAAGCAAGGATCCAGCCTAAGAGAGGGTCTTCGCATGCACACCATCAGCAGCTGCAACACCGCCGGTTTGGATGCAATCGGCAGGCAGAGGTGGGGCCGACAAGGTTGGAATATCTTGGGGATGTTCTTACGTGGAAGAGAGCATGCAAGCATCAGTGCAGAACCCGATGAGAATGAAAAACGC